The Streptomyces tendae DNA segment GTCGCGGATGTCCTTCACGGCGGCGGAGGACAACCTGCGGACGGCGGCGCGGTACGGCATCGACGCGCGGCTGTACTGGCCCGGGATGGGCGAGGTCCCGGCGGCCGAGCTGGTGCTGCGGCGTCTGCTGCCGCTGGCGCACCGGGGGCTGGAGCTGTCCGGCATGGACGACGCGTGGCGGGAGCCGCTGCTCGGCATCATCGAGCAGCGGTGTGTGACGGGGCGCAACGGGGCGGTGTGGCAGAAGGAGATGTTCCACCACATCGACGCGACGTCGCACTGCGGGCGGCACGAGGCGCTGCGCCGCATGACGCAGCAGTACATCGACTACATGCATCTCAACGCCCCGGTCCACACCTGGCCCGTGGAGTGACCCGTGGGAGCGGCGGTCCCGTCAGCCGGCGGCGGGGCGCTCCAGGACGCCCGTCACCTCCCGGCGCACCGCCTCCCGGGCCGTAGGGGGAAGGCCGCCGAGGGCCGTCCCGTCCAGGGCGTCCAGCGTCCGAGCGACGTCCGTCCCGGCGGGCATGCTCTCGCCGACGACCTCGCCGCCGTCCCGCACCGCGACGAACAGCCGCCGTCCGCCGTCCGGTTCGGCATGCACGGCCGTGGCGACGACGAGCGGCGGCGGTCCGCCCACGTCACCGGGCGCCTTGTAGTAGGCGCTGGTCAGCGGGCGGCGCCAGCGGATGCCCAGCATCAGGGGGCGCTTCGCCACGACCTCCGCGAGGTCGGCCTCGTACGCGCCGTCGTGGTCCAGGACGGTCGCGCGCGCGTCCAGGACGAGCGCCGGGGGCAGCAGGCAGCGCAGTGTGCTGCCCGCGATGTTGCCGCCGACGGTGGCCGTCCGGCGCACCGCCCCGGTGCCTATGGAGGCGGCTGCCCGACGCAGCGTCTCCGGCACCCGGTCGTCCACCTGGTGCAGCAGCACGGCCGCGCCGAGGGCCTCACCGTCCACCGCGTTGGCCTCGGGCAGCCGGCGCAGGGACAGCGCCTGCTCGGGAAAACCGTCGCGCTGCCATTGGGCCCACACGAGGGTGGCCCCGCCGACGGGCACCGCTCCCTCGGCCAGACACCGCCGGGCTTCGGACAGGGACGTGGGCAGACGTAACAGCACGGCGATCGACCTGCTTTCCTCGGGAAAGGGTGCGACGGGAGCGGGCAGTACGGCACTTCGCGGGAGAGGAGGGCCGGCACCGCATTCTCCGCAGCGGACCGGGGGCGCGTACAGGGCTCACGCGTCGGCCGTGTGCTCCGGCCAGGGTGGCCTTGCGCCCGGCCGGGTGTTTGCCCCATGGTTGACGCGCGTCACACGGCTCGTGGCCCACACCCGATCTCTCGTACCGGAAGCGGAGACCGCATGTTCACACGCGCGCTGAGACTCGTACTCTCGATTGTCATGCTCATGGCTGGCCTGGCGGCGGGTTCCCTGGCCACGGCCGGGACCGCGCACGCCGACGGCTGCTACACCTGGAACCGCACCCTGTCCCAGGGCGCCTCGGGCGCCGACGTCACCCAGCTGCAGATCCGGCTGAGCGGCTATCCCGGCTACGGCGCCGTGCTGGCCGTCGACGGCGAGTTCGGCCCCGCGACCACCGCCGCGCTCAAGCGCTTCCAGTCCGCCTACGACCTGACCTCCGACGGTGTGGCCGGCCCCAACACCTTCAGCAAGCTGTACGCCCTCCAGGACGACGACTGCACCCCTGTCCACTTCGACTACGCGGAGCTGAACCGCTGCAACTCGACCTGGTCGGGCGGCGCGGTCGGCGCGGCGACCGCCAAGGCGAACGCCCTGCGCACCATGTGGAAGCTGGAGGCGCTGCGGCACGCGCTCGGCGACCAGCCGATCCGGGTCACCAGCGGCTTCCGCTCCCAGTCCTGCAACAGCGCCGTGGGCGGCGCGAGCAACAGCCGCCATCTGTACGGCGACGCGGCCGACCTCGGCGCGGGATCGCACTCCCTGTGCACCCTGGCCAAACAGGCCCGCAACCACGGCTTCAACGGCATCCTCGGCCCCGGCTACCCGGGCCACGACGACCACACGCACGTCGACCACCGCGGCAGCCGCTACTGGTCGGCCCCGACCTGCGGCATCTGAGGTCCACGCGCACGCGGGGAAACGCCGAAGGGGTCCCGACGCCGGCCGTCGAGACCCCCTCCGCCTTCGTGAAGCCCTACGCCGTCAGCCCACGGTCCACTTCTGGTTGGCGGTGCCGGTGCAGGTCCAGATCTGCAGTCGGGTGCCGTTGGCGGAGTTGTTGCCGGTCACGTCCAGGCACTTGTCGGCCTGGGGGTTGACGATGTCGCGGGCTGCGGTGACCACCCACCGCTGGGCCGCGGTGCCGTTGCAGTCCCACAGCTGGACGGGTGTGCCGTCGGCCGTGCCGCCCGAGGCGACGTCCAGGCACTTGCCGAGGGCGCGGATCGTCCCGTCGGAACCGACCGTCCAGCGCTGCGCGGAGGTGCCGTTGCAGTCGTAGAGCTGGACGGGGGTGCCGTTGGCGGTGGCGGCCCCGGCGACGTCCACGCACTTGCCGGCGAGGCCCCGGATCGCGCCGCCGGTCGACGTGTCGCTCGTCGTCACCGTGACGTGGTCGACGACCAGTTGCTGCGGGAAGACGGTGGAGCCGTCCGGGTCGCCGGGCCAGTAGCCGCCGACCGCCAGGTTGAGGATCAGGAAGTACGGCCTGTTGAACACCCACTGCCGGCCGCCGAGATCGGCGGGCGTGCGGGTCT contains these protein-coding regions:
- a CDS encoding FAD binding domain-containing protein; this translates as MLLRLPTSLSEARRCLAEGAVPVGGATLVWAQWQRDGFPEQALSLRRLPEANAVDGEALGAAVLLHQVDDRVPETLRRAAASIGTGAVRRTATVGGNIAGSTLRCLLPPALVLDARATVLDHDGAYEADLAEVVAKRPLMLGIRWRRPLTSAYYKAPGDVGGPPPLVVATAVHAEPDGGRRLFVAVRDGGEVVGESMPAGTDVARTLDALDGTALGGLPPTAREAVRREVTGVLERPAAG
- a CDS encoding D-Ala-D-Ala carboxypeptidase family metallohydrolase produces the protein MFTRALRLVLSIVMLMAGLAAGSLATAGTAHADGCYTWNRTLSQGASGADVTQLQIRLSGYPGYGAVLAVDGEFGPATTAALKRFQSAYDLTSDGVAGPNTFSKLYALQDDDCTPVHFDYAELNRCNSTWSGGAVGAATAKANALRTMWKLEALRHALGDQPIRVTSGFRSQSCNSAVGGASNSRHLYGDAADLGAGSHSLCTLAKQARNHGFNGILGPGYPGHDDHTHVDHRGSRYWSAPTCGI